A section of the Arcobacter roscoffensis genome encodes:
- a CDS encoding tautomerase family protein produces MPIINVKMTHEDGGASKDQKEELAKKLTDAFVEVFGRGEKTCVVTIDEISTDNYSIGGKTISNIRKEQAD; encoded by the coding sequence ATGCCAATAATAAACGTAAAAATGACTCATGAAGATGGAGGTGCTTCAAAAGATCAAAAAGAAGAGTTAGCAAAGAAGTTAACAGATGCTTTTGTAGAAGTTTTTGGAAGAGGTGAAAAAACTTGTGTTGTAACTATTGATGAAATTTCAACTGACAACTACTCAATAGGTGGAAAGACTATTTCAAATATTAGAAAAGAACAAGCAGATTAA
- a CDS encoding response regulator transcription factor: MNKKLKILLLEDDTVLASSLLDLLEEENYDVTLVNDGEEVLEATYEEKYDLYLFDINVPLLNGKETLKLLRDAQDNTPTFFITALIDTKSTLEGFDCGCDDYIKKPFDPDELLARVKATLKRRNPTINYKNISFDLLENRVFQDEKEVALGSVEKDVFSLLIKNIGLTVNKTDFFDYMNKPSDTALRVLISKLKKTFDLNITNIKGIGYKLEEL; the protein is encoded by the coding sequence ATGAATAAAAAACTAAAAATCCTATTACTTGAAGATGATACTGTTTTAGCAAGTAGTTTACTTGATTTACTAGAAGAAGAGAACTATGATGTTACTTTGGTAAATGATGGTGAAGAAGTACTTGAAGCAACATATGAAGAGAAATATGACTTATATTTATTTGATATAAATGTTCCTTTATTAAATGGAAAAGAAACATTAAAACTTCTAAGAGATGCCCAAGACAACACTCCTACATTTTTTATAACTGCACTTATTGATACAAAATCTACCCTTGAAGGTTTTGATTGTGGATGTGATGATTATATAAAAAAACCTTTTGATCCAGATGAACTTCTTGCACGTGTTAAAGCCACATTAAAAAGAAGAAATCCAACTATAAACTATAAGAATATTAGTTTTGATTTACTTGAAAATAGAGTTTTTCAAGACGAAAAAGAAGTAGCACTAGGAAGCGTAGAAAAAGATGTATTTTCCCTTCTTATTAAAAATATAGGGCTTACAGTAAATAAAACTGATTTTTTTGACTATATGAATAAACCCTCAGATACAGCACTTAGAGTTTTGATAAGTAAGCTAAAAAAAACATTTGATTTAAATATCACAAATATAAAAGGTATAGGATACAAACTTGAAGAACTATGA
- a CDS encoding LysR family transcriptional regulator: protein MDSNLLKVFIEVTNQKSVSLAAKELGFAQSNVTSRIKQLEKVLGFALFYRVAKGVQLTKEGEKLYPYALEVINKVEQLVLNMKNINYQELLRIGSTQSNAIVRLLPFIKKMNNDFENMKLEVYTNTTPHVVNELLNYKIDIAFVSGNPNHKDIEVIKVFDENVYFVDKKDGNSSNTILAYKDSCAYYTFFRNYLKNNGNNDFKTIVFENYETILGCVEVGMGRSIIPQSIIYKFGYEDRLKLELLDKNLFDLSTYLVCRKDNKPMISEQLKEINL, encoded by the coding sequence ATGGATTCAAATTTATTAAAAGTATTTATTGAAGTTACAAATCAAAAAAGTGTTTCACTTGCTGCAAAAGAGTTGGGTTTTGCTCAATCAAATGTGACATCAAGAATAAAACAGCTTGAAAAAGTCTTGGGATTTGCACTTTTTTATAGAGTTGCAAAAGGAGTTCAACTTACAAAAGAAGGAGAAAAACTATATCCTTATGCCTTAGAAGTAATAAATAAAGTTGAACAACTAGTTTTAAATATGAAAAACATCAATTATCAAGAGCTTCTCAGAATTGGTTCAACTCAATCAAATGCAATAGTAAGACTTCTTCCTTTTATAAAAAAAATGAATAATGATTTTGAAAATATGAAACTTGAAGTGTATACTAACACTACCCCACATGTAGTAAATGAGCTTTTAAACTATAAAATTGATATTGCTTTTGTAAGTGGAAACCCAAATCATAAAGATATTGAAGTAATAAAAGTATTTGATGAAAATGTTTACTTTGTAGATAAAAAAGATGGTAATAGTTCAAATACGATATTAGCATATAAAGATAGCTGTGCATATTATACTTTTTTTAGAAATTATCTAAAAAACAATGGAAATAATGATTTTAAAACTATAGTATTTGAAAACTATGAAACCATACTTGGTTGTGTAGAAGTAGGAATGGGAAGGTCAATAATCCCTCAAAGTATTATTTATAAATTTGGATATGAAGACAGATTGAAACTTGAATTATTAGATAAAAATTTATTTGATTTATCTACTTACTTAGTTTGTAGAAAAGACAACAAACCTATGATAAGTGAACAATTAAAAGAAATAAACTTATAG
- a CDS encoding sensor histidine kinase, whose product MKNYEKKSLLTTTFLFFIPLISFAFIVLYMYHQDRIKYIKENILYQMKDYTFDFQSDKFSLDIVEYSDKKETFKIYECDGGLCAYFKTPSKNPYLLKVIYDKNKYEKVYNDFLMKIFKFSIVIFIFILLISIAFAMYSIRPMKEAVNLLETFLKDLIHDLNTPATSILLNTKLLRRKGDFKEIERIELSAKTISSLYKNLEFINPQQIIKDEEISLKELIDNKIELLEKLYPRVSFEKLQDDLTIKSNKNAVDRIIDNLLTNACKYNKKNGKVIISIENNSLIIEDTGVGIKDTNKVFQRYYKENENGLGIGMSIVRKLCDILEIQIDIRSEVQVGTKVSLTFPK is encoded by the coding sequence TTGAAGAACTATGAGAAGAAATCCTTACTAACAACTACTTTTTTGTTTTTTATTCCTTTGATTAGCTTCGCTTTTATCGTACTTTATATGTATCATCAAGATAGAATAAAATATATAAAAGAGAATATTTTATATCAGATGAAAGACTATACTTTTGATTTTCAAAGTGATAAATTTAGTTTAGATATTGTTGAATATAGTGATAAAAAAGAGACTTTTAAAATCTACGAGTGTGATGGAGGTTTATGTGCTTATTTTAAAACACCATCAAAAAACCCTTACCTTTTAAAAGTAATCTATGATAAAAACAAATATGAGAAAGTTTATAATGACTTTTTGATGAAAATATTTAAATTTAGTATTGTTATTTTCATTTTTATACTTCTTATATCTATAGCCTTTGCCATGTACTCAATAAGACCTATGAAAGAGGCTGTAAATCTACTAGAGACATTCTTAAAAGACTTGATACATGATTTAAATACTCCTGCTACATCTATTTTATTAAACACAAAACTTTTAAGAAGAAAAGGTGATTTTAAAGAGATTGAGAGAATAGAATTAAGTGCTAAAACAATCTCATCTTTATATAAAAATTTAGAATTTATAAATCCTCAACAAATTATAAAAGATGAAGAAATCTCACTAAAAGAACTAATTGATAATAAAATAGAGCTTTTAGAAAAGCTATATCCAAGAGTCTCTTTTGAAAAGCTACAAGATGATTTAACTATCAAAAGCAACAAAAATGCAGTTGATAGAATCATAGACAACCTTCTAACAAATGCTTGTAAATATAACAAAAAAAATGGAAAAGTAATCATAAGTATAGAGAATAATAGCCTTATCATAGAAGACACAGGTGTAGGAATAAAAGATACAAATAAAGTATTTCAAAGATACTATAAAGAGAATGAAAATGGTCTTGGTATTGGAATGAGTATTGTAAGAAAGCTTTGTGATATATTAGAAATACAAATAGATATTAGAAGTGAAGTTCAAGTGGGAACGAAGGTAAGCCTTACATTCCCTAAATAA
- a CDS encoding YbfB/YjiJ family MFS transporter, whose product MYLLNKNSNTSIILAGILALIVGVGVSRFAFTSLLPSMLDDFLSVSFAGYLAAINYVGYLSGAIFAVFIKDINTKVKYFRVGMLLCVLTTIFLATTHNETVWLLSRIIAGFGSAMALVVGSAIVMTKLNMQSKTKAMGIHFSGIGFSILVCDLIMRAVFQANGSWENSWVILTIFAFFATLYSIYILSFDKEQKTANTSHGFDKSIFSTYVVLLILAYFAVGIGFVVFATFLPDIINSLEGLEGYGSLTWTLVGLAGIPSCIFWMNLAHKKGSVNVIIISMFLLFIAIMIPTLTNNVYLNLLSGVLYGGTFVGLVGLFLNIGGKLAGKNPVVLMGAMTTAYGIGQVIGPLYSVALIDYFKDYNYALYVTAGIVLLGIFLLFIAKNIANEEQKNL is encoded by the coding sequence ATGTATCTTTTAAATAAAAATAGCAATACCTCGATTATCTTAGCTGGTATTTTAGCTTTGATTGTTGGAGTTGGTGTTTCTAGGTTTGCTTTTACTTCTTTACTTCCTTCAATGTTAGATGATTTTTTGAGTGTTAGTTTTGCTGGTTATTTAGCTGCTATAAATTATGTAGGTTATTTAAGTGGTGCAATTTTTGCAGTTTTTATAAAAGATATAAATACAAAAGTAAAATATTTTAGAGTTGGAATGCTTTTATGTGTTTTAACAACAATATTTTTAGCAACTACACACAATGAAACTGTTTGGTTGCTTTCAAGAATTATTGCAGGTTTTGGTTCGGCTATGGCTTTAGTTGTTGGTTCTGCAATTGTAATGACAAAGCTTAATATGCAAAGTAAAACAAAAGCAATGGGAATACACTTTTCTGGAATTGGTTTTTCTATTTTGGTTTGTGATTTAATAATGAGAGCAGTTTTTCAAGCAAATGGCTCATGGGAAAACTCATGGGTGATATTAACAATTTTTGCTTTTTTTGCAACACTTTATAGTATTTATATTTTATCTTTTGACAAAGAACAAAAAACAGCAAACACTAGTCACGGTTTTGATAAATCTATATTCTCAACATATGTTGTTTTATTGATATTGGCATATTTTGCAGTGGGAATTGGATTTGTAGTTTTTGCTACATTTTTACCTGATATTATAAACTCCCTTGAGGGGCTTGAAGGCTATGGCAGTTTAACTTGGACTTTAGTTGGACTAGCTGGAATTCCATCTTGTATTTTTTGGATGAATTTAGCTCATAAAAAAGGTAGTGTAAATGTTATTATAATTTCAATGTTTTTACTTTTTATTGCTATTATGATACCAACACTTACAAATAATGTATATTTAAACCTGCTAAGTGGAGTTTTGTATGGAGGTACATTTGTTGGACTTGTAGGACTTTTTTTAAATATTGGTGGAAAATTAGCAGGGAAAAATCCAGTAGTTTTAATGGGAGCTATGACTACAGCATATGGAATAGGGCAAGTAATAGGGCCTTTATATAGTGTTGCGTTAATAGATTATTTTAAAGATTACAATTATGCTTTATATGTAACAGCAGGGATAGTTTTACTTGGTATATTTTTATTATTTATAGCAAAAAATATTGCAAATGAAGAACAAAAAAACTTATAA
- a CDS encoding lactate utilization protein: MQKLINTLESCGYKVHNAKDKKEALEISKIYIKEGISVGLGGSTSVGQIGLLDFLVNNKNITLYNQYEKGISMEENTKRRREGMLTDLYVTGTNALTKDGKLVNADGSGNRVAAMIFGPKKVLVIVGKNKIVNSVEEGFDRVMNVAAVKNIDRMNKKAIEMGKEPRHNLDNAANKFTYIKADEKDRIVLILVDEELGF; this comes from the coding sequence ATGCAAAAGCTAATTAATACACTTGAAAGTTGTGGTTACAAAGTACATAACGCAAAAGATAAAAAAGAAGCTTTAGAAATATCAAAGATTTATATAAAGGAGGGAATCTCTGTAGGTCTTGGAGGTTCTACTTCTGTTGGGCAGATTGGATTACTTGATTTTCTTGTAAATAATAAAAATATTACTTTATACAATCAGTATGAAAAAGGTATTTCTATGGAAGAAAATACAAAGAGAAGAAGAGAAGGTATGCTTACTGATTTATATGTTACAGGTACTAATGCATTAACTAAAGATGGGAAACTAGTAAATGCAGATGGCAGTGGAAATAGAGTCGCAGCTATGATTTTTGGACCTAAAAAGGTTTTAGTAATTGTAGGAAAAAATAAAATTGTAAATTCTGTAGAAGAAGGCTTTGATAGGGTTATGAATGTAGCTGCTGTTAAAAATATTGATAGAATGAATAAAAAAGCTATTGAAATGGGAAAAGAACCAAGACACAATTTAGATAATGCTGCAAATAAATTTACTTATATAAAAGCAGATGAAAAAGATAGAATAGTATTGATTTTAGTAGATGAAGAATTGGGGTTTTAA
- the lhgO gene encoding L-2-hydroxyglutarate oxidase, with amino-acid sequence MKNWGFKMYDYLIIGAGIIGLNIAKNLKQRFPQSKILVIEKENEVGFHSSGRNSGVLHAGFYYTANSLKAKFTKEGNAALKEFVKSRGLQLNECQKVVVATNDKEVEGLEELKRRGDINGVELIWLDEKQLSELYPNIKTYKKALLCPSTATVNPKEVTKEFAKVIEEMGVELLLDCKYISSNSNVVSTSAGDFQTTKVINCAGLYADNIARDFGFSKDYVIIPFKGIYLKDKKNESNLKTNIYPVPNLENPFLGVHYTLTVDNESKIGPTAIPAFWRENYKGFDNFSLKEFIQILYYESKLFITNAFGFRSLAFAEMRKYSLSHLKGLAQTLSNKKMDHKGFDSWSTPGIRAQLLNKNTLELVQDFVVESDENSVHVLNAVSPAFTSSIPFANWVVEEHVLKSK; translated from the coding sequence ATGAAGAATTGGGGTTTTAAGATGTATGATTATTTGATTATAGGGGCAGGTATTATAGGATTAAATATTGCTAAAAACTTAAAACAGAGATTCCCTCAAAGCAAAATTTTGGTGATAGAAAAAGAAAATGAAGTAGGCTTTCATAGTTCAGGACGAAATTCAGGGGTTCTTCATGCAGGCTTTTACTATACAGCAAATTCTTTGAAAGCTAAGTTCACAAAAGAGGGAAATGCAGCTTTAAAAGAGTTTGTTAAAAGCAGAGGATTACAACTTAATGAGTGTCAAAAAGTTGTAGTTGCAACAAATGATAAAGAAGTTGAGGGATTAGAAGAACTTAAAAGAAGAGGAGATATTAATGGAGTTGAGCTTATATGGTTGGACGAAAAACAATTATCTGAGCTTTATCCAAATATTAAAACTTATAAAAAAGCACTTCTATGTCCAAGTACAGCAACAGTAAATCCAAAAGAAGTAACAAAAGAGTTTGCAAAAGTTATTGAAGAAATGGGAGTTGAGTTACTTTTAGATTGTAAATATATTTCAAGTAATAGCAATGTTGTATCTACAAGTGCTGGAGATTTTCAAACTACAAAAGTGATTAATTGTGCAGGATTATATGCTGATAATATTGCTAGAGATTTTGGTTTTTCAAAAGATTATGTGATTATTCCATTTAAAGGTATTTATTTAAAAGATAAAAAAAATGAATCGAATCTTAAAACAAATATTTATCCTGTGCCAAATTTAGAAAACCCATTTTTGGGAGTTCATTATACTTTAACTGTAGATAATGAAAGTAAGATTGGGCCTACAGCTATTCCTGCATTTTGGAGAGAAAATTACAAAGGTTTTGATAACTTCTCTTTAAAAGAGTTTATTCAGATTCTGTATTATGAATCAAAACTGTTTATTACAAATGCCTTTGGCTTTAGAAGTTTGGCTTTTGCAGAGATGAGAAAGTATTCACTTTCTCATTTAAAAGGATTAGCTCAAACATTAAGTAACAAAAAAATGGACCATAAAGGTTTTGATTCATGGTCAACGCCAGGAATTAGAGCTCAATTGTTAAATAAAAACACATTAGAGCTAGTGCAAGATTTTGTTGTTGAATCTGATGAAAATTCAGTACATGTTTTAAATGCAGTAAGTCCTGCATTTACATCTTCAATACCTTTCGCGAACTGGGTAGTAGAGGAGCATGTTTTAAAAAGTAAATAA
- a CDS encoding antibiotic biosynthesis monooxygenase family protein yields the protein MYGVIFEVKIAKMKKEEYLKIASNLKEQLVKMPGFISIERFQSLVEESKLLSLSFWEDEESLLKWKANIEHMAAQKKGRDSIFEDYRIRIVEVKRDYTMQSSTFENNEKKCQ from the coding sequence ATGTATGGAGTGATTTTTGAGGTAAAAATTGCAAAGATGAAAAAAGAAGAGTATTTAAAAATAGCTTCAAATTTAAAAGAGCAGTTAGTAAAAATGCCTGGATTTATATCAATAGAGAGATTTCAATCACTGGTTGAAGAATCAAAGCTTTTATCTTTATCTTTTTGGGAAGATGAAGAGTCTTTACTTAAGTGGAAAGCAAATATTGAGCATATGGCAGCTCAGAAAAAAGGAAGAGACTCTATTTTTGAGGATTATAGAATTAGGATTGTAGAAGTAAAAAGAGATTATACGATGCAAAGTAGTACATTTGAAAACAATGAGAAGAAATGCCAATAA
- a CDS encoding TAXI family TRAP transporter solute-binding subunit, translated as MSKISILKKLFVTSAITATMITGANAAKKESKYVIATASTGGTYYPVGVGIATIASLKLAKKHKTTFSAITSAGSGENVDMLQKGEVNFAILQGLFGSMAWQGKAKYEGQPKKNLRSITMLWQNVEQFTIRKEFAKTGNIMDLQNLYDERFSIGGRSSGSRVSAETIMSSLDVDFNKMNIQYLGYTPSSTALQDGKIDGMNTPSGPPTSAVTNAFASIGNDKIKVLDFNEKDLKKINDNYPVWTPFTIKSGTYPGQTEDINTIAQPNLLVVTKDTPEETVYLLTKTIYENLPFLNSVHKATKAMSLDKAISGLPMPLHPGAVRFYKEQGIKIPATLMAK; from the coding sequence ATGTCTAAAATATCAATCTTAAAAAAACTTTTTGTTACATCAGCAATCACAGCTACAATGATTACTGGTGCCAATGCAGCAAAAAAAGAGTCTAAGTATGTAATTGCAACGGCAAGTACAGGTGGAACTTACTATCCAGTAGGTGTTGGAATTGCAACTATTGCTTCACTTAAATTAGCAAAAAAACATAAAACAACATTTTCTGCTATCACATCTGCTGGAAGTGGTGAAAATGTAGATATGCTTCAAAAAGGTGAAGTAAACTTTGCTATTTTACAAGGGCTTTTTGGTTCTATGGCTTGGCAAGGAAAAGCTAAATATGAAGGTCAGCCAAAGAAAAACTTAAGATCTATTACTATGTTATGGCAAAATGTTGAGCAGTTTACTATAAGAAAAGAGTTTGCTAAAACTGGAAATATTATGGATTTACAAAATCTTTATGATGAAAGATTCTCAATTGGTGGAAGAAGTTCTGGTTCAAGGGTTTCAGCTGAAACTATTATGAGCTCATTAGATGTAGACTTTAATAAAATGAATATTCAATACTTAGGGTATACTCCCTCATCAACTGCTCTTCAAGATGGTAAAATCGATGGTATGAACACTCCCTCAGGACCTCCAACATCAGCTGTTACAAATGCTTTTGCTTCTATTGGAAATGATAAAATTAAAGTTTTAGATTTTAATGAAAAAGATTTAAAGAAAATCAACGACAACTATCCTGTATGGACTCCATTTACTATTAAATCAGGTACATATCCAGGACAAACAGAAGATATCAATACAATCGCACAACCAAACTTATTAGTTGTTACAAAAGATACACCAGAAGAGACAGTATATCTTTTAACTAAAACGATTTATGAAAACTTACCATTTTTAAATAGTGTTCATAAAGCTACAAAAGCAATGAGTTTAGACAAAGCAATTTCAGGTCTTCCTATGCCCCTACATCCAGGTGCAGTAAGATTTTATAAAGAACAAGGTATTAAAATCCCAGCTACTTTAATGGCAAAATAA
- a CDS encoding TRAP transporter permease: MIKIKYFKEITFIYAIFISLFHFGINVWGGLSDLWFNSAHFALLASLGFLTYEASKNENQVSILNLVFAVLSLATFIYMMAFEESLYAVANGQMRTSDLIVASMTIVLAIEMVRKSTGYVIPSIIVFCIAYLLFLGQHFEGVFAFGGMTVDRFLYRMFYTNEGLFGPIATISSTYVFMFILFAAFLLKSGAGDFIVDVANAVAGKYTGGTGHVAVISSAMMGTISGSAVANTVSTGSITIPMMQKAGFKSKFAAAVEAAASTGGQIMPPIMGAGAFIMAQMTHIPFVTIISVSILPAILYFASIAFYINIHAKENNVRGEKSDVKILPILREGFHFIIPLSTLVGLLIYGFTPTYAAGIAIVAIVLSSYLTKNKRMGIKEILGALALGSQNMIVTGVLLIAVGIIVGIINISGIGITFSQLIMEWSGNSLLIAIVLVAIASLILGMGLPVTASYVVLSVLSAPALVGLMLSPEMAALVNAGIQIPEVTMYLLSAHLIIFWLSQDSNLTPPVCLAAFAAAAIAKTPPMATGMTSWKVGKGMYIIPLLFAFTPLINGTWFERFEVFGFALFGIMAFSIVMEGYWDKKMSILERVVFAVAAVLLLTPDSAFGLESYLGLIQNTHILGFGIFAVSMVMHKILSKEERAYAKAN, from the coding sequence ATGATAAAAATAAAATACTTTAAAGAAATTACCTTTATTTACGCAATCTTTATATCATTATTTCATTTTGGTATAAATGTTTGGGGTGGATTAAGTGATTTATGGTTTAACTCCGCGCACTTTGCACTTTTGGCTTCACTTGGATTTTTGACATATGAAGCAAGTAAAAATGAAAATCAAGTTTCCATTTTAAATTTAGTCTTTGCAGTTTTGTCATTGGCTACTTTTATATATATGATGGCTTTTGAAGAGAGCCTTTATGCCGTTGCTAATGGTCAAATGAGAACAAGTGATTTAATAGTAGCTTCAATGACAATTGTTTTAGCTATTGAGATGGTTAGAAAATCAACAGGTTATGTAATTCCTTCCATTATCGTGTTTTGTATTGCATATTTGCTATTTTTAGGTCAGCATTTTGAAGGTGTTTTTGCTTTTGGTGGAATGACTGTAGATAGATTTTTATATAGAATGTTCTATACAAATGAAGGTTTATTTGGTCCAATTGCAACAATTTCTTCAACATATGTATTTATGTTTATTCTTTTTGCTGCTTTCTTATTAAAATCAGGAGCAGGGGACTTTATAGTAGATGTGGCAAATGCTGTTGCTGGTAAATATACAGGTGGAACTGGTCATGTTGCTGTTATCTCTTCAGCTATGATGGGAACAATCTCAGGTTCAGCAGTTGCAAATACCGTATCAACTGGATCTATTACAATTCCTATGATGCAAAAAGCAGGATTCAAATCCAAATTCGCAGCAGCAGTTGAAGCAGCAGCTAGTACGGGTGGACAAATCATGCCTCCTATTATGGGAGCAGGGGCTTTTATCATGGCTCAGATGACTCATATTCCATTTGTTACTATTATTTCTGTATCTATTTTACCTGCTATTTTATATTTTGCTTCTATTGCATTTTATATAAATATTCATGCAAAAGAAAATAATGTAAGAGGTGAAAAAAGTGATGTTAAAATCCTTCCTATTTTAAGAGAAGGTTTTCACTTTATTATTCCACTTTCTACTTTAGTTGGATTATTAATTTATGGATTTACTCCTACTTATGCAGCTGGTATTGCAATAGTTGCAATTGTTTTATCTTCATATCTTACAAAAAATAAAAGAATGGGTATAAAAGAGATTTTAGGTGCTTTAGCCCTTGGTTCTCAAAATATGATTGTAACAGGTGTTTTACTTATTGCAGTTGGAATCATAGTAGGGATTATTAATATTTCAGGTATTGGTATTACTTTCTCTCAGTTAATTATGGAATGGTCTGGTAATTCACTATTAATCGCAATTGTATTAGTTGCTATTGCTTCTCTTATTTTAGGGATGGGATTGCCTGTAACTGCATCTTATGTTGTATTATCGGTACTATCAGCACCAGCATTAGTTGGTCTTATGCTAAGTCCTGAAATGGCAGCTTTAGTAAATGCAGGTATTCAAATTCCTGAAGTTACTATGTATTTATTATCAGCACACTTGATAATCTTTTGGTTATCACAAGATTCTAACCTTACACCACCTGTGTGTCTTGCAGCATTTGCAGCAGCTGCAATTGCAAAAACACCACCAATGGCTACAGGTATGACTTCTTGGAAAGTTGGAAAAGGTATGTATATTATTCCACTACTTTTTGCCTTCACTCCTCTTATCAATGGTACTTGGTTTGAGAGATTTGAGGTATTTGGATTTGCTTTATTTGGAATCATGGCATTTTCCATTGTTATGGAAGGATACTGGGATAAAAAAATGAGTATTTTAGAAAGAGTTGTATTTGCTGTTGCAGCTGTTCTTTTACTTACTCCTGATAGTGCTTTTGGTCTTGAAAGTTATTTAGGTTTAATTCAAAATACGCATATCTTAGGATTTGGGATTTTTGCTGTATCTATGGTAATGCATAAAATTTTATCAAAGGAGGAGAGAGCTTATGCAAAAGCTAATTAA